The Arachis hypogaea cultivar Tifrunner chromosome 19, arahy.Tifrunner.gnm2.J5K5, whole genome shotgun sequence genome has a window encoding:
- the LOC112778425 gene encoding uncharacterized mitochondrial protein AtMg00860-like: MSADDAMQLDALIQGKVAFSGHVISQGGIAVDPSKIEAVVQWEPPTTVTEVRSFLGLAGYYRRFIKGFSQIALPLTYLTRKEVPFIWMAEYDRSFKILKEKLITAPVLVLPDL; the protein is encoded by the exons ATGAGtgctgatgatgctatgcaatTAGACGCCttgatccaag GGAAGGTGGCATTTTCGGGACATGTTATATCACAGGgaggaattgcagtggatccttcaaaaattgaagcagtagtgCAGTGGGAACCACCTACGACCGTTACAGAAGTTCGGAGTTTTCTTGGACTTGCTGGCTATTACCGGAGGTTCATCAAAGGattttcacagatagccttacctTTGACTTACCTTACACGAAAGGAAGTTCCATTTATCTGGATGGCTGAGTATGATAGAAGTTTCAAGATACTTAAGGAAAAGCTAATAACTGCACCTGTATTAGTACTACCCGACCTGTAg